AAGTTATTgcttattaaaatattaataacaagttTGAAATAGTGTGATTTAAACAACagatttaataaattgtttactatgctatttttaatattatatatacggTGTAGGCCTTCACACTACAATTTCCCAGCTATATGAATAGCAGATAGGTTTCTTTATCTTTTTAATGCGTTACCTTTACAGGGATAGTGCTGAGACAGAGGCAGTGTCTGTATTAACAAGTTTAGGACGTAAAAGAAATGCAAATGTCAGTCTTTCACAGAATTCTCCCGATGCAACAGAAGATACACAACCAAAGAAAAAAAGGTGATTCATTATTCAAGTCAAGTTAATACTCCGACAACTTAGAATTTAGTagagagagagaagagagagctGGTTTTTGTTAGAAACCGGAAAAAGTGTTAAGcccttaagccctgtctacacctTCAAACTACATAGTTTGACCAAATAAAGTGTGATTTGCCTAAAATATTGGTTGTGATATAcccaatggtagtgatatgacatcatcatgtccatatacagtatgtgtagacagagctgcatttgtaactttttattaagttatttgtttttattttagagaTTCAAATGTAAGCCTATTTCAAAATGACACAGAAATGCCATATTTTCACAAAGGCAACTGCCGAGGAATGACCGCTCTCAACGTTGTGAATATATTGATAGAAAAACAACACGTGACGTGTAGAAAACGGCCGTTTAGTTGTAAAGAAAACGCTGTGTTTTTAGTAGAGCTGTCCAGTAAGTGTTTATTCGAAGACATCACATTTGACGACATGACGTGGCTCAGCTCAGGGAAACGTAAATACAGTTTAACAATCAATAAAAACGGTGTTCAAATTTTACCAAAACACAGCAGTACAAACTATGTTTTGATACGTATGTACAGAAAAAACAAATCGAATGAAAACTTTCGCTGTATAATTAGTTACATAAATGATCGCgaggttattttaaataatcaagttttaatacagtactattttaTTGGCCAGCCGTCGT
This region of Antedon mediterranea chromosome 8, ecAntMedi1.1, whole genome shotgun sequence genomic DNA includes:
- the LOC140056841 gene encoding uncharacterized protein, encoding MDEQHEKDSAVLDLGDPLKKRSDSVGEHILYSGQQIQTTLNLRDSAETEAVSVLTSLGRKRNANVSLSQNSPDATEDTQPKKKRDSNVSLFQNDTEMPYFHKGNCRGMTALNVVNILIEKQHVTCRKRPFSCKENAVFLVELSSKCLFEDITFDDMTWLSSGKRKYSLTINKNGVQILPKHSSTNYVLIRMYRKNKSNENFRCIISYINDREVILNNQVLIQYYFIGQPSSFSVKPHGNSKNVTSFKPTKPSTKRLLKELLRVKPPAEAVREVRRIVEGGEKTKNACGDLPLGKQQAYDMNRRKKK